In the Salmo trutta chromosome 33, fSalTru1.1, whole genome shotgun sequence genome, one interval contains:
- the LOC115172694 gene encoding protein L-Myc-1b, which yields MLGINSRVSRWEMEYDRYQHYFLDDHDTEEDFYKSTAPSEDIWKKFELLPTPPMSPTRTLGGNMHVTPGDKLGWLSKVLGQDEEYEGPDTEELFGNMSSIIIQDCMWSSFSASQHLEKVNERLSAAAQARLSPPAPQNFATVSKAQCTLLTPPDAPLPSTVAECVDPASVLTFPAISCRKPASSGSESRSDSSDDDDDEIDVVTVESKQSRARLLGSRKAVTITVRADPCPQRFHMSVHRQQHNYAAPSPESDPEDEEPQSKRFCPDSSHQEPDSPASISPQGSSADSPQSSDAEDTDRRKNHNFLERKRRNDLRSRFLALRDEIPGLVESAKTPKVAILTRATEYLLQLHSREKHQAQERKRLKARQQQLLQRLATLKRSLG from the exons ATGCTTGGAATAAACTCCAGAGTATCACGTTGGGAGATGGAGTACGACCGCTATCAGCACTATTTCTTAGATGACCATGACACAGAGGAGGACTTCTACAAGTCAACTGCACCAAGTGAGGacatatggaagaagtttgagCTATTGCCCACCCCTCCCATGTCTCCCACCAGGACATTAGGTGGTAACATGCACGTTACCCCGGGAGACAAGTTGGGCTGGCTGTCCAAGGTCTTGGGTCAGGATGAGGAGTACGAGGGACCTGACACCGAGGAGCTTTTTGGGAACATGAGTTCTATTATTATTCAGGACTGCATGTGGAGTAGTTTCTCAGCCAGTCAGCACCTGGAGAAAGTCAACGAGCGCCTGTCAGCTGCAGCCCAGGCTCGTCTCTCCCCACCAGCACCCCAGAACTTTGCGACTGTGAGCAAAGCGCAGTGCACCCTGCTGACCCCACCTGATGCGCCACTGCCCAGCACCGTGGCAGAATGCGTTGACCCAGCGTCTGTGCTCACCTTCCCAGCCATCAGCTGTAGGAAACCGGCATCATCGGGCTCTGAGTCTCGCTCTGATTCCTCTG atgatgatgatgatgagattGATGTGGTGACTGTGGAAAGCAAGCAGAGCCGAGCCCGACTGTTGGGAAGCCGTAAGGCTGTGACCATCACGGTCCGCGCTGACCCTTGCCCGCAGCGTTTCCACATGTCTGTCCACCGGCAGCAGCACAACTATGCAGCCCCTTCCCCTGAAAGCGACCCTGAGGATGAGGAACCACAGAGTAAACGGTTCTGTCCAGACTCCAGCCACCAGGAGCCAGACTCCCCAGCCTCCATCTCCCCCCAAGGCTCCTCTGCAGACAGCCCCCAGAGCTCTGACGCTGAGGACACTGACCGCCGGAAGAACCACAACTTCCTGGAGCGGAAGAGGCGGAACGACCTTCGCTCCCGCTTCCTGGCCCTGCGGGATGAGATCCCGGGCCTGGTAGAGTCGGCCAAGACCCCCAAGGTGGCCATCCTGACCCGGGCGACAGAGTACCTTCTCCAGCTGCACAGCAGAGAGAAGCACCAGGCCCAAGAGAGGAAACGCCTCAAAGCGCGCCAGCAGCAGCTCCTCCAGAGGCTAGCCACCCTCAAACGGTCCTTAGGATAG
- the LOC115172695 gene encoding cytosolic 5'-nucleotidase 1A-like, protein MRRNDTAPTTRKVQGGIFLPKPQNAITIAVSSRVLFNMDKEQQIYEQKGMEDYLKYQIEHEMEPFAPGPAFPFVKALEAVNTRLRELYPESEELFDVVLMTNSHAHAGLRLINTINHHQLFIERFCMTGGNSPIGYLKAYHTNLYLSADPMKVREALEEGIAAATMFNPPEKRTEVSETQLRVAFDGDAVLFSDESERIFKAHGLDKFFEHEKTHENTLLDHGPLKGFLESLGKLQKKFYAKDQRLDCPIRTYLVTARSAASSGTRALKTLRSWGLETDEALFLAGAPKGPMLEKIRPHIFFDDQMFHVEGASQLGTVAAHVPYGVAQKLLQQKPAKENTKDFSAATN, encoded by the exons ATGCGTCGAAACGACACTGCTCCCACCACACGCAAGGTGCAGGGAGGGATCTTCTTA CCAAAGCCTCAGAATGCCATCACCATTGCAGTGTCATCGCGTGTCCTCTTCAACATGGATAAGGAGCAGCAGATCTACGAACAGAAAGGCATGGAGGACTACCTCAAGTACCAGATAGAGCATGAGATGGAGCCCTTCGCCCCCGGCCCTGCTTTTCCTTTCGTTAAG GCTCTGGAGGCAGTGAATACTCGGCTGAGGGAGCTGTACCCTGAGAGTGAGGAGCTCTTTGACGTTGTGCTCATGACCAACAGCCACGCACACGCCGGCCTCCGACTCATAAACACCATCAACCACCATC AGCTCTTCATTGAGCGTTTCTGTATGACAGGTGGGAACAGTCCCATTGGGTACCTGAAGGCTTACCACACTAACCTGTACCTGTCTGCTGACCCAATGAAGGTCCGAGAGGCCCTGGAGGAGG ggATCGCAGCAGCCACCATGTTTAATCCaccagagaagagaacagaagtGTCAGAGACTCAGCTGCGGGTGGCCTTCGATGGGGATGCAGTGCTCTTCTCTGATGAGTCAGAGCGCATCTTTAAGGCCCACGGACTGGACAAGTTCTTTGAGCATGAGAAGACACACGAAAACACGCTTCTTGATCAT ggACCACTGAAAGGGTTCCTGGAGTCTCTGGGGAAGCTGCAAAAGAAGTTCTATGCCAAGGATCAGCGTCTGGATTGCCCCATCCGTACCTACCTGGTGACGGCACGCAGCGCAGCCAGCTCAGGCACCCGGGCCCTGAAGACACTGCGATCCTGGGGCCTGGAGACAGACGAGGCCCTCTTCCTTGCTGGGGCCCCTAAGGGGCCAATGCTGGAGAAGATCCGGCCTCACATATTCTTTGACGATCAGATGTTCCATGTGGAGGGAGCTTCGCAGCTGGGGACCGTGGCAGCTCATGTGCCATATGGTGTGGCTCAGAAACTGCTCCAGCAGAAGCCTGCTAAGGAGAACACTAAAGACTTTAGCGCTGCCACCAACTAG